From Herpetosiphonaceae bacterium, one genomic window encodes:
- a CDS encoding 2OG-Fe(II) oxygenase, with amino-acid sequence MLLVRPAFIPSSSCTDLISAFQHIASTAPPDRNDVRTMQRRTEIDGYALRTLGLTEPDTVLVDIRQRALTAVLDYYNVADPGYVEFTLLTEMRRGDSHALHADSEKQDHDGNWIQNHTAWRSYTAMVYLNTSGVDYAGGVLQFPELGQDIVPQAGLLVGFPCGHLYQHAVTPIQAGTRYALSIWMTDDAAFAERWD; translated from the coding sequence ATGTTGCTGGTCCGGCCCGCATTTATTCCATCCAGCTCGTGTACCGACCTCATTTCCGCATTTCAACACATTGCTTCTACCGCGCCACCTGATCGGAACGATGTACGCACAATGCAGCGTCGCACCGAAATCGATGGGTATGCCCTGAGGACATTGGGATTGACCGAGCCAGACACCGTCCTTGTTGATATTCGACAGCGCGCGCTCACCGCAGTGCTCGACTACTATAACGTGGCAGATCCCGGTTACGTCGAGTTCACCCTCCTGACCGAAATGCGGCGTGGCGACTCACACGCCTTGCATGCGGACAGTGAGAAACAGGATCACGATGGAAACTGGATTCAAAACCATACAGCGTGGCGTAGCTATACCGCGATGGTATACTTGAATACGAGTGGCGTAGATTATGCTGGCGGTGTATTGCAGTTTCCTGAGCTCGGACAGGATATTGTCCCGCAGGCAGGTCTACTCGTCGGCTTCCCGTGTGGTCATCTCTATCAACATGCAGTTACGCCGATTCAAGCAGGAACCCGGTACGCCCTTTCCATCTGGATGACGGACGACGCCGCCTTCGCCGAACGTTGGGACTGA
- a CDS encoding neutral zinc metallopeptidase has protein sequence MPFNNRSRLDPSQVQDRRGRGAGTTVAIGGGGLGLVVLLVALLLGVNPADIGGLADASPQPVPERSGSVGTLAEQCQTGADANAREDCRLVGFVNSIQSYWTDEFARRGARYTPAKLVLFTDATEAACGYASAAVGPFYCPRDQQVYLDMSFFEELRTRFGAQGGAFAEAYVLAHEYGHHVQHLTGALEQRAGAQDTGPTSGAVHTELQADCLAGVWAYHATETGYLTEVSDAEISQSLDAAAAIGDDRIQQQTQGYVTPESWTHGSSEQRQMALKDGLQSGNLDTCETPGTAP, from the coding sequence ATGCCGTTTAACAATCGATCACGCCTGGACCCCTCCCAGGTCCAGGATCGGCGAGGTCGGGGAGCTGGCACCACCGTCGCCATTGGCGGCGGCGGGCTCGGTCTGGTGGTCCTGCTGGTGGCGCTGCTGCTGGGCGTCAACCCGGCCGATATCGGCGGCCTGGCAGATGCGTCGCCGCAGCCCGTGCCGGAGCGCTCCGGATCAGTCGGCACCTTGGCAGAGCAGTGCCAGACCGGCGCGGACGCCAATGCGCGTGAGGACTGTCGTCTTGTAGGCTTTGTCAATAGCATCCAGTCGTACTGGACCGATGAGTTTGCCCGCCGTGGGGCACGCTATACGCCCGCCAAGCTCGTGCTGTTCACCGACGCTACCGAGGCTGCCTGTGGCTACGCTAGTGCTGCGGTGGGGCCGTTCTACTGCCCACGAGATCAGCAAGTCTATCTGGATATGAGCTTCTTTGAGGAGCTACGCACGCGCTTTGGCGCCCAGGGCGGCGCGTTCGCCGAAGCGTATGTGCTGGCGCATGAGTATGGGCATCATGTGCAGCATTTGACCGGCGCGCTGGAGCAGCGGGCAGGCGCGCAAGACACCGGCCCGACGAGCGGCGCCGTCCACACGGAGCTTCAGGCCGACTGTCTGGCGGGCGTCTGGGCATACCACGCAACCGAAACCGGCTATCTGACCGAGGTGTCGGACGCGGAGATTTCTCAGAGCCTGGACGCCGCAGCCGCGATCGGTGATGACCGTATTCAGCAGCAGACTCAGGGCTATGTCACGCCCGAGTCATGGACGCATGGGTCATCCGAGCAGCGCCAGATGGCATTGAAGGATGGGTTACAGTCAGGCAACCTGGATACGTGCGAGACGCCGGGAACAGCACCGTAG